In Vibrio bathopelagicus, the following are encoded in one genomic region:
- a CDS encoding monooxygenase, with translation MKLLQVDFEFNGPFGEEMSNALVDLAKSINNEPGMIWKIWTENQAEKLGGGVYLFEDQLSAETYLTMHAARLKAMGVDEVRGVIFDVNQPLTTINKGPING, from the coding sequence ATGAAACTACTACAAGTCGACTTTGAATTTAACGGCCCATTTGGTGAAGAGATGTCGAACGCACTGGTTGACCTAGCAAAATCTATCAACAATGAACCAGGCATGATCTGGAAAATCTGGACAGAAAACCAAGCCGAAAAACTGGGTGGTGGTGTCTACCTTTTTGAAGACCAACTCAGCGCAGAAACTTACCTAACAATGCATGCTGCACGCTTAAAAGCAATGGGCGTGGATGAAGTTCGCGGCGTGATTTTTGACGTAAACCAGCCGTTAACTACCATTAACAAAGGCCCAATCAACGGCTAA
- a CDS encoding LysR family transcriptional regulator, with product MRLKTTLDQWQTLYEIDRAGSIQAAALQLNKSHTTLIYALRKLEDQLGVSLVQVEGRRAVLSEDGKALLRRASSMLEQARELELISEQLAKGVESEIVVAVDHLCCLERLYKPMAAFMAENNSTSIQVVETSLSKTTEMVTQERADVAIINLPITNHSAEAFGFTMMEPVVASSHPLANASSISLSQLSSLPQIVVRDLGSVEKLGEKKDVGWLKSSQRITVDNFDHAFGAVEQGVGYCRLPKHIVDSRGSDKLTVLNVENGSGYHVPLHLTLPKGVKTGPAAKRFYELLLASVSH from the coding sequence ATGAGATTAAAGACTACCCTCGACCAATGGCAAACACTCTATGAGATAGACCGTGCTGGTAGTATACAGGCGGCGGCATTGCAACTGAATAAGAGCCATACCACGCTGATCTATGCGTTGAGAAAACTGGAAGATCAATTGGGCGTGTCTTTGGTTCAAGTTGAAGGACGCAGGGCGGTATTGTCGGAAGACGGCAAAGCCTTATTGCGCAGGGCGAGCAGCATGCTGGAACAGGCGCGAGAACTTGAGCTGATCAGTGAACAGTTAGCAAAGGGAGTCGAATCTGAAATCGTGGTTGCGGTTGATCATTTGTGCTGCCTTGAGCGCCTTTATAAGCCGATGGCTGCGTTTATGGCAGAGAACAACAGTACGTCGATACAAGTGGTTGAAACATCACTGTCGAAGACGACGGAAATGGTGACTCAAGAACGTGCCGATGTTGCCATCATTAATCTGCCAATTACCAACCACTCGGCCGAAGCCTTTGGGTTCACTATGATGGAACCTGTTGTCGCAAGTTCGCACCCTCTGGCTAACGCGTCATCCATATCGCTCAGTCAGTTGTCGTCGCTACCACAAATTGTGGTGAGAGATTTAGGTTCGGTTGAAAAGCTGGGAGAGAAGAAGGATGTGGGCTGGTTGAAGTCGAGCCAGCGTATTACGGTCGATAATTTCGACCATGCCTTTGGTGCGGTAGAGCAGGGCGTGGGATATTGCAGGCTGCCAAAGCATATTGTGGATAGCCGAGGAAGTGACAAGCTCACCGTGTTAAATGTGGAAAATGGCAGTGGCTATCACGTACCGCTGCATCTGACTCTGCCGAAAGGCGTGAAGACAGGTCCCGCTGCAAAACGTTTCTATGAGTTATTGCTTGCGTCTGTTTCTCATTAG
- a CDS encoding TetR/AcrR family transcriptional regulator, translated as MTKIIKSEQKRSQILTAASKLFSEYGFKINMDQIAKAANVSKQTVYSHFKNKDVLFETCMQTKCAERELSHSAFDMNATLEEELVKFGVKFQDLLLDEQSRQTFQNAVSQSNTHPEIASIYLETGPQKTTKLLADYLQSKIDSGDLTLSTSSSPIIAARQLLLMFHGKSAYWSFFGHDSGESDEERLNYTRECVALFLNGNQPR; from the coding sequence GTGACGAAAATCATCAAAAGTGAACAGAAGAGATCGCAGATCTTAACCGCAGCAAGTAAACTTTTCTCTGAATATGGCTTCAAGATCAATATGGATCAGATAGCCAAAGCAGCTAACGTTTCCAAGCAAACGGTCTACTCTCACTTTAAAAACAAAGACGTGCTTTTCGAAACTTGCATGCAAACCAAGTGTGCCGAGCGTGAACTGAGCCACTCAGCCTTTGATATGAACGCCACTTTGGAAGAAGAATTGGTGAAATTTGGTGTGAAGTTTCAGGATTTATTGCTTGATGAACAGTCACGACAAACCTTTCAGAACGCGGTCAGCCAATCCAACACGCACCCAGAAATAGCCTCTATCTATCTAGAAACCGGCCCTCAAAAAACCACCAAGTTACTCGCCGATTACCTACAGTCGAAAATAGATTCAGGTGATCTCACACTGTCGACATCTAGCTCACCGATCATTGCAGCTCGTCAGTTGCTACTGATGTTTCATGGTAAATCAGCCTATTGGTCGTTCTTCGGCCATGATAGCGGTGAATCCGATGAGGAAAGACTCAACTACACACGCGAATGCGTTGCACTTTTCTTAAATGGAAATCAGCCTCGCTAG
- a CDS encoding efflux RND transporter periplasmic adaptor subunit: MYKLMKGSAVAVALSILLVGCGENTQAEATSDAASNTGANGAASTVLTVETVALERSPSYEVQREYVGVVKAGQQANLGFELAGKVNEILVDVGDTVTTGQPLIRLDTQLLETESSQLKAQAEEVKAQLSLVAANLKRQRSLKAKGFSAEAEIDSLTSEQRVLQANLLRIDASVKGNQLKLVKSTVLAPYSGTIATRFVSLGDVVNVGNPTLTLLASEGKEAFIGIPAHQMQKVTSLSAPSIRVGRTDYAVDLLNPGAMVDTQSRSVGLRYLFPEQSSVLEGQLAYLKFDEQIDDPGYWVPLTGLIDGLRGVWNIFVIGQDNKVERRSVQVLFANNQQAYVSGAIEDGEQVIASGLHRLVPGQIVKPVSAAE; encoded by the coding sequence ATGTATAAATTGATGAAGGGAAGCGCAGTGGCAGTAGCGTTGTCGATTCTTCTTGTTGGATGTGGTGAAAATACACAAGCCGAGGCAACATCTGACGCAGCGAGTAACACCGGAGCGAATGGTGCTGCATCGACAGTCTTGACGGTAGAAACGGTCGCCCTAGAACGCTCTCCATCATATGAAGTACAACGTGAATATGTCGGTGTGGTAAAGGCGGGACAGCAAGCTAATTTAGGCTTTGAACTGGCGGGCAAAGTAAATGAGATTCTGGTAGATGTAGGTGACACAGTCACAACGGGTCAGCCGTTGATTCGATTGGATACCCAGCTATTGGAAACCGAGTCTAGCCAACTGAAAGCGCAGGCTGAAGAAGTCAAAGCGCAGTTGAGCCTTGTGGCCGCGAACTTAAAGCGTCAGCGCTCATTGAAAGCGAAAGGCTTCAGTGCCGAAGCTGAAATTGATTCGTTAACCAGTGAACAGCGCGTGTTGCAGGCAAACTTACTGCGTATTGATGCCTCCGTAAAAGGCAATCAATTGAAGCTGGTGAAATCGACAGTGCTTGCTCCTTACTCTGGTACCATCGCCACCCGTTTTGTCTCACTCGGAGATGTGGTCAATGTGGGTAACCCAACCCTGACACTGCTCGCCTCTGAAGGGAAAGAGGCCTTCATCGGTATTCCTGCTCACCAAATGCAGAAAGTCACCTCTCTCTCTGCGCCTAGTATTCGAGTTGGGCGTACAGATTATGCAGTAGATCTATTGAATCCGGGCGCAATGGTCGACACACAGTCTCGCAGTGTGGGTTTGCGCTACCTGTTCCCTGAGCAATCTTCGGTATTGGAAGGGCAACTTGCCTACCTTAAATTTGATGAGCAGATTGATGACCCAGGTTACTGGGTGCCATTAACTGGTTTGATTGATGGTTTGCGCGGTGTGTGGAATATCTTTGTGATTGGTCAAGACAACAAGGTTGAACGCCGCAGTGTTCAGGTGTTGTTTGCCAACAATCAACAAGCGTATGTGAGTGGGGCAATTGAAGACGGTGAACAGGTGATCGCGAGTGGTTTACATCGCTTAGTTCCGGGTCAAATCGTGAAACCAGTCAGCGCAGCTGAGTAG
- a CDS encoding efflux RND transporter permease subunit: MKIIETISNTRLLILMTALLMVSGISAFMTLPRAEDPVIINRYANITTSFPGASAERVETLVTEVIENKLRELSEVKLVSSTSRPSVSIVTLELNDTITEPEPVWSQARDKLSDIESILPAGAHSPDLDSDHTYAFTTIASLTWSGAGEPDRLTLGRYAKELAKRLRTLSGTEFVDEYGMPQEEIQISLRTADAAALGRSSANIAESLEGADAKNSAGELVSAYSRFGLEIQSELDSIERIKQVPIATDSNGHIIRMEDIASVKRGEKTPQDQIAIIDGEPGVIVAARMHPDLRVDNWTSRANALIGKFEQELPSNVKVTVLFNQQGYTETRLDDLGKSLMIGFGLILIVLFVTLGVRAAILVAISLPLTSLLTLSIMKMTGVPINQMSVTGLIVALGIMVDNAVVMVDTIQAYRLKGQQRAEATMNALKHLWVPLLGSTLTTVLAFAPIILMPGASGEFVGGIAITVSFSLIGSYIISHTLIAGLATKLLPKQLSDVDKKGQHHWYMTGLRIPALTRWFSSSVRFGVTHPIITIALVLLVPFTGYWSMSQLTEQFFPPSDRDMFEIQVYMPPQASIYATKNTSEKIDDIIHRYPEVERIDWLVGANFPSFYYNLQARQNNAPYFSQAMVKTENFDQANALIPQLQKVLDEEVPEAQILVRKLNQGPPFTAPVELRVYGENLDTLKAIGEDVRLILAGVPHVTHTRETLQPGTPKVWLKVDEDTAKLNGISLNQFAGMLQTTLTGRESGSVIEGSESVPIRVRVADDARENLAHLSNIRLPISSAVYSTGINVSTLAELELTTSRGAITRRNGQRVNTIEGYIEAGVLPQTVLNEFQKRLESYQMPSGYTIGFGGESAERDNSVNSLISNVAVVVVLMVLVVVMSFNSFRMSSIIFMVAGLAGGLGLLSVWIFGYPFGFTVIIAMLGIAGLAINAAIVILTELKLDKEASSGNVDAVVDAVMSCTRHISSTTITTVGGFMPLIIAGGGFWPPFAVAIVGGTVLTTLISFYFVPVVYHLMTKNQRKKVVTATA, from the coding sequence ATGAAAATTATAGAGACTATTTCCAATACACGATTGCTTATCTTGATGACGGCGCTGCTGATGGTGAGCGGTATTTCGGCGTTCATGACGTTGCCACGTGCAGAAGACCCGGTGATCATCAACCGTTACGCCAACATCACAACTAGTTTTCCCGGAGCCAGCGCAGAACGTGTAGAAACCTTGGTTACTGAGGTGATTGAGAACAAGCTGCGTGAGCTGAGTGAAGTTAAACTCGTGAGCTCAACCTCAAGGCCGAGCGTGTCGATTGTCACACTAGAATTGAATGACACCATCACCGAGCCAGAACCGGTTTGGTCTCAAGCACGTGACAAACTGTCTGATATCGAATCCATTTTACCTGCGGGTGCCCATTCTCCCGATCTCGACAGTGACCATACCTACGCTTTCACCACCATTGCATCCCTGACTTGGTCTGGTGCGGGTGAACCTGACCGATTAACCCTCGGGCGTTATGCCAAAGAACTCGCTAAGCGGTTACGGACTTTGTCCGGTACTGAATTCGTTGATGAATATGGGATGCCGCAAGAAGAAATTCAGATCAGCTTGCGCACTGCTGATGCAGCAGCTCTAGGGCGTTCGAGTGCCAATATCGCTGAGTCGCTCGAAGGGGCGGATGCAAAGAACTCGGCGGGTGAACTGGTTAGTGCGTATTCTCGCTTTGGTTTAGAAATCCAGTCTGAACTGGATTCCATTGAACGCATCAAGCAAGTCCCAATTGCCACCGACAGCAATGGTCACATCATCCGTATGGAAGATATTGCTTCTGTGAAACGTGGTGAGAAAACCCCGCAAGACCAAATTGCCATTATTGATGGTGAGCCGGGTGTCATTGTTGCGGCAAGAATGCACCCTGATCTTCGTGTTGACAACTGGACGTCTCGAGCCAACGCGCTGATTGGCAAGTTTGAGCAAGAGTTACCAAGTAACGTTAAGGTGACAGTACTATTTAATCAGCAAGGTTATACCGAGACTCGTTTAGACGATTTAGGCAAGAGCTTGATGATTGGTTTCGGTCTGATTTTGATTGTGTTGTTCGTGACCTTGGGTGTTCGCGCTGCGATCTTAGTGGCAATTTCTCTGCCGCTAACCTCATTATTGACCCTGTCGATCATGAAAATGACCGGTGTGCCGATCAACCAAATGTCGGTGACAGGATTAATTGTTGCGCTCGGGATTATGGTTGATAACGCAGTGGTGATGGTTGATACCATTCAGGCGTATCGCTTGAAAGGGCAGCAACGAGCGGAAGCGACCATGAACGCATTGAAGCATTTATGGGTGCCGTTATTAGGCTCAACCTTAACTACCGTATTAGCGTTCGCCCCGATTATCTTGATGCCGGGTGCATCCGGTGAGTTTGTTGGTGGTATTGCGATTACCGTTTCTTTCTCACTAATTGGCTCTTACATTATCTCGCACACCTTAATTGCGGGCTTGGCGACCAAGCTATTGCCGAAACAACTCAGCGATGTCGATAAAAAAGGCCAACATCACTGGTATATGACCGGCTTAAGAATTCCGGCTTTGACGCGCTGGTTCTCGTCTTCTGTCCGTTTTGGTGTAACGCATCCAATCATCACTATTGCCTTGGTGTTGTTGGTTCCGTTTACTGGTTATTGGAGTATGTCTCAGCTGACTGAGCAATTCTTCCCACCATCAGACCGAGACATGTTTGAGATTCAGGTTTACATGCCACCTCAAGCCAGCATTTATGCGACTAAAAACACCTCTGAAAAAATCGACGACATCATTCATCGCTATCCAGAAGTGGAGCGCATTGATTGGCTAGTGGGCGCTAACTTCCCATCTTTCTATTACAACTTGCAGGCAAGGCAAAACAACGCGCCGTACTTCTCTCAAGCCATGGTGAAAACAGAGAACTTTGACCAAGCCAATGCGCTAATTCCACAGTTGCAAAAGGTGTTGGATGAAGAGGTTCCGGAAGCACAAATCTTGGTACGAAAGCTTAACCAAGGGCCTCCATTTACCGCGCCGGTTGAATTACGTGTCTATGGTGAAAACCTCGATACCTTAAAAGCTATTGGTGAAGATGTTCGCTTGATTTTAGCCGGTGTTCCTCATGTCACTCACACAAGGGAAACATTGCAACCGGGTACGCCAAAGGTGTGGTTGAAGGTCGATGAAGACACGGCAAAACTCAACGGTATTTCACTGAATCAGTTTGCTGGCATGTTGCAAACTACATTGACTGGTCGTGAAAGTGGCTCGGTGATTGAGGGCAGTGAGTCGGTGCCAATCCGTGTTCGTGTGGCGGATGATGCGCGTGAAAACTTAGCACATTTAAGCAATATCCGTTTACCAATCAGCTCTGCGGTCTACTCAACGGGTATTAACGTATCGACACTGGCCGAACTTGAATTAACCACAAGCCGTGGTGCGATTACCCGCAGAAATGGGCAACGTGTGAATACCATTGAGGGCTACATTGAAGCGGGAGTCTTGCCACAAACCGTGCTCAATGAATTCCAAAAACGCCTAGAAAGCTATCAGATGCCATCGGGTTATACGATTGGTTTTGGTGGTGAATCTGCCGAACGAGATAATTCAGTCAACAGCCTCATCTCGAATGTCGCAGTTGTGGTGGTATTGATGGTGTTGGTGGTGGTGATGTCGTTTAACTCGTTCCGAATGAGTAGCATCATCTTCATGGTAGCAGGACTTGCTGGTGGTCTAGGATTGTTGTCTGTTTGGATTTTCGGTTATCCGTTCGGTTTTACGGTGATCATTGCGATGCTCGGGATTGCCGGTTTAGCTATCAACGCGGCTATCGTGATTCTGACCGAATTGAAGCTAGACAAGGAGGCTTCTTCTGGGAATGTCGATGCAGTTGTTGACGCCGTTATGTCGTGTACTCGTCATATCAGTTCGACCACGATCACCACTGTTGGCGGATTTATGCCATTGATCATTGCAGGTGGTGGTTTCTGGCCTCCGTTCGCGGTCGCGATTGTTGGCGGAACCGTATTAACCACGCTTATCTCGTTCTACTTTGTGCCCGTAGTTTATCACTTGATGACTAAAAATCAGCGCAAGAAAGTCGTTACGGCAACAGCCTAA
- the cyoA gene encoding ubiquinol oxidase subunit II, translating into MEASRYKRILSRANLSRIGLVGTVLMLEGCNSALLDPKGSVGVQEKELIITALLLMLIVVIPVILMTIYFAYRYRESNTTEEYAPDWAHSTKIEVVVWTIPIIIIAILATITWRTTHELEPSKPLESDVKPMVIEVVSLDWKWLFIYPEQNIATVNYVAFPKDVPVTFKLTSDNIMNAFFIPRLGSQIYAMPGMVTKLNLIANHEGDFKGFASNYSGKGFSQMKFTASAMPDQVAFLNWVEKVKASPDRIEDWEQFRSLAAPSVAEPVTLFSSIPPFLFTDVVTQHPGSMNCLPETQG; encoded by the coding sequence ATGGAAGCTTCAAGATATAAACGCATTTTATCGAGAGCAAATCTGTCGAGGATTGGTTTGGTGGGAACCGTCCTGATGCTCGAAGGATGTAACTCCGCATTGCTCGACCCAAAAGGTAGCGTTGGCGTTCAGGAAAAGGAGCTGATTATTACGGCTCTGTTGCTGATGCTGATTGTCGTCATCCCCGTGATTCTGATGACCATCTACTTTGCCTATAGATACCGCGAAAGTAATACCACAGAAGAGTATGCACCTGACTGGGCGCACTCAACCAAGATCGAAGTGGTGGTATGGACTATTCCAATCATCATCATTGCGATTCTTGCCACCATCACTTGGCGAACAACACACGAACTGGAGCCCTCCAAGCCTTTAGAAAGTGACGTTAAACCCATGGTGATTGAAGTGGTCTCTCTGGACTGGAAATGGCTGTTCATCTATCCGGAGCAAAACATTGCGACGGTTAACTATGTTGCGTTCCCGAAAGATGTACCGGTGACGTTTAAGCTGACTTCAGACAACATTATGAACGCGTTCTTCATCCCGCGTCTTGGTTCGCAGATTTATGCGATGCCGGGAATGGTGACCAAGCTGAACTTGATTGCTAACCATGAAGGTGACTTTAAAGGTTTTGCATCGAACTACAGTGGCAAAGGGTTCTCACAGATGAAATTCACCGCATCGGCTATGCCTGATCAAGTGGCATTTTTAAACTGGGTGGAAAAAGTGAAAGCAAGTCCTGATCGTATTGAAGATTGGGAGCAGTTCCGTTCATTGGCTGCGCCGAGTGTGGCTGAACCTGTGACTTTGTTCTCCAGTATCCCACCATTTTTATTCACTGATGTCGTGACCCAGCACCCTGGTTCAATGAACTGTTTGCCGGAAACCCAAGGATAA
- the cyoB gene encoding cytochrome o ubiquinol oxidase subunit I: MFGRLTLDSIPYHEPIILFTLTMIALVGGLVVYAVTKAGKWQYLWNEWFTSVDHKKLGFMYIAVAMVMLVRGFADAVMMRSQQLLSAAGETGYLPPHHYDQIFTAHGVIMIFFVAMPLVIGLMNIIVPLQIGARDVAFPYLNNLSFWLFVVGIILTNMSLGLGEFGRTGWLAYPPLSGIEASPGVGVDYWIWALQISGVGTTLTGVNFFATILRMRTPSMPMMKMPVFTWASLCANILIIISFPILTVTIALLTLDRYIGTHFFTNDLGGNVMMYVNLIWAWGHPEVYILILPIFGVFSEVTATFSRKKLFGYTSLVWATVAITILAFVVWLHHFFTMGSGANVNAFFGIATMIISIPTGVKIFNWLFTMYKGRIRFTTPMMWTVGFLITFTVGGMTGVLMAVPGADFILHNSVFLIAHFHNVIIGGVVFGCFAAIGYWFPKATGFTLNELWGKRAFYCWIIGFLMAFLPLYALGFMGMTRRLSQDINPEFFPLLAVAAAGTGVIAMGVVCQFVQIYVSVRDRDQNRDLTGDPWGGRTFEWATSSPPPFYNFAKLPKGDEIDSFWYQKQSGEFDPTQEEEYERIHMPKNTPTGIYVSAWALAFGFAMIWYIWWLAAASLVGIVVTCIQHSYNDDVDYYVEVEEIKAIEAARRAQLEEAKKQSVTGSDNSGRGNNADGDTDCDNNENKDDLETTYAS, translated from the coding sequence ATGTTTGGAAGATTAACTCTAGACTCAATTCCCTACCACGAACCCATTATTTTGTTCACGTTAACCATGATCGCTTTAGTGGGTGGTTTAGTGGTGTATGCGGTAACAAAAGCCGGTAAATGGCAATACCTCTGGAATGAATGGTTTACTTCAGTAGACCACAAAAAATTGGGCTTCATGTACATTGCTGTGGCAATGGTGATGTTAGTTCGTGGCTTTGCCGATGCAGTCATGATGCGTAGTCAGCAATTGCTTTCTGCAGCCGGTGAGACAGGCTATTTACCGCCACATCACTATGATCAGATCTTCACTGCCCACGGCGTGATCATGATTTTCTTCGTAGCGATGCCATTGGTTATCGGTTTGATGAACATCATCGTTCCGCTGCAAATCGGTGCCCGTGATGTTGCATTCCCTTATCTGAATAATTTGAGCTTCTGGCTGTTTGTAGTGGGTATCATCCTAACTAACATGTCACTGGGCTTAGGTGAGTTTGGCCGTACGGGTTGGTTGGCGTATCCGCCGCTTTCTGGTATTGAGGCAAGTCCGGGAGTCGGGGTCGATTATTGGATATGGGCGCTGCAAATATCCGGTGTCGGTACCACGTTAACGGGTGTGAACTTCTTCGCTACTATTTTGCGCATGCGTACTCCGTCTATGCCAATGATGAAGATGCCTGTATTCACGTGGGCATCGCTGTGTGCCAACATCCTGATCATCATCTCTTTCCCTATCCTAACGGTGACCATCGCGCTACTGACTTTGGATAGATACATCGGCACGCATTTCTTCACCAATGACCTTGGTGGCAATGTGATGATGTATGTGAACCTGATCTGGGCATGGGGACACCCTGAGGTGTACATCCTGATCTTGCCTATCTTCGGTGTGTTCTCTGAAGTGACTGCAACCTTCTCACGCAAAAAACTGTTTGGTTATACCTCGTTGGTATGGGCGACAGTGGCTATCACTATTTTAGCGTTTGTGGTTTGGCTGCATCACTTCTTCACCATGGGTTCTGGCGCCAATGTGAATGCCTTCTTCGGTATCGCCACCATGATTATCTCTATCCCAACCGGGGTGAAGATCTTCAACTGGCTATTCACCATGTACAAAGGACGCATCCGTTTTACCACGCCAATGATGTGGACAGTGGGCTTCCTAATTACCTTTACCGTTGGTGGTATGACGGGCGTATTGATGGCGGTACCGGGCGCAGATTTCATTCTGCATAACTCTGTATTCCTGATCGCGCACTTTCACAACGTAATCATCGGTGGCGTTGTCTTCGGTTGTTTTGCTGCGATTGGTTACTGGTTCCCGAAAGCGACCGGTTTCACTCTGAACGAGCTTTGGGGTAAACGCGCATTCTACTGCTGGATCATCGGTTTCTTGATGGCGTTCTTGCCGCTTTATGCTCTGGGCTTTATGGGCATGACGCGTCGTTTGAGCCAAGACATTAACCCTGAGTTCTTCCCACTACTGGCGGTTGCGGCTGCAGGTACGGGTGTGATCGCGATGGGTGTTGTGTGTCAATTCGTTCAGATCTATGTGAGTGTTCGCGACCGCGATCAGAACCGTGACCTAACGGGTGACCCATGGGGTGGACGTACATTCGAATGGGCAACGTCTTCACCACCGCCGTTCTACAACTTTGCAAAATTGCCTAAGGGCGATGAGATCGATTCGTTCTGGTATCAAAAGCAAAGTGGTGAGTTTGACCCAACTCAGGAAGAAGAATACGAACGTATTCACATGCCGAAGAACACACCGACAGGCATTTATGTGTCTGCATGGGCGTTGGCATTTGGCTTCGCAATGATCTGGTACATCTGGTGGCTAGCGGCTGCAAGCTTAGTGGGCATCGTGGTGACGTGTATTCAACACAGCTACAACGATGATGTGGATTACTACGTGGAAGTTGAAGAGATCAAAGCGATTGAAGCGGCTCGACGTGCACAGCTTGAAGAAGCGAAGAAACAGTCAGTAACAGGCAGCGATAATTCTGGTCGTGGTAACAATGCTGACGGCGACACTGACTGTGATAACAACGAAAATAAAGATGATTTGGAGACGACGTATGCAAGCTAA
- the cyoC gene encoding cytochrome o ubiquinol oxidase subunit III, producing MQANTPSHTYDLAHSHDHHHEAAGNKLFGFWVYLMSDCVLFATLFATYAVLESGSIAGPTGKDIFELPFVFVETMMLLFSSITFGFGMIAMKRKDVLGLKRWIKVTFVLGLAFICMEVYEFHHLIAEGYGPQESAFLSAFFTLVGTHGLHVTFGLIWMAVAYHQLSTKGLNDNMSMRFQCLSLFWHFLDIVWICVFTIVYLMGVM from the coding sequence ATGCAAGCTAATACTCCGTCACACACTTATGATCTTGCACACTCGCATGATCATCACCACGAAGCCGCGGGCAACAAGTTGTTTGGTTTCTGGGTTTACTTGATGAGTGACTGTGTCCTGTTTGCCACGCTTTTCGCGACTTATGCCGTACTTGAGAGTGGATCAATAGCAGGGCCTACAGGTAAAGACATCTTTGAATTGCCGTTCGTGTTTGTCGAAACAATGATGCTGCTGTTCAGTAGTATCACCTTCGGTTTTGGCATGATTGCGATGAAGCGCAAAGATGTTCTAGGACTGAAGCGATGGATCAAAGTTACTTTCGTATTGGGCTTAGCCTTTATCTGTATGGAAGTGTATGAGTTCCATCACCTGATTGCAGAAGGCTATGGCCCTCAAGAGAGTGCGTTCCTTTCTGCGTTCTTTACCTTGGTTGGCACACACGGTTTGCACGTAACGTTTGGTCTGATTTGGATGGCGGTGGCGTATCACCAACTTTCAACCAAAGGCTTGAACGACAACATGTCGATGCGTTTCCAGTGCTTGAGCTTGTTTTGGCACTTCCTAGATATTGTTTGGATTTGTGTATTTACCATCGTGTACTTAATGGGGGTAATGTAA
- the cyoD gene encoding cytochrome o ubiquinol oxidase subunit IV: protein MEQHLDSGATDYVKGFIASLILTVIPFYIVWAHALPSAETYVILFGCALVQIFVHFKYFLHMEAKSSDGRWNLVSLMFTAIVVLILIAGSVWIIYNMNVNMKL from the coding sequence ATGGAACAGCATCTAGACAGCGGTGCAACGGATTACGTGAAAGGCTTTATTGCGTCACTGATTCTAACCGTTATTCCGTTCTACATCGTGTGGGCGCATGCGCTACCAAGCGCGGAAACTTACGTGATCTTGTTCGGCTGTGCGCTGGTGCAAATCTTTGTGCATTTCAAGTACTTCTTGCACATGGAAGCGAAATCTTCCGATGGGCGTTGGAACTTGGTGTCACTGATGTTTACCGCCATTGTTGTATTGATTCTTATCGCTGGCTCGGTATGGATCATCTACAACATGAACGTCAACATGAAGTTGTAG